The following proteins are encoded in a genomic region of Sorangiineae bacterium MSr12523:
- a CDS encoding NTP transferase domain-containing protein → MAANVYAVIMAGGAGTRFWPASRNHRPKQLLALGGDANESLLAATVRRLAPLVPADRVYIATGAHLIDATAAVLPDVPRAQLLAEPVPRNTAPCIGWAAATIARRDPEALIAVLPSDHYILDEPGFRATLERALDGARQGRITTIGIVPTRPETGYGYIELGAELAPGLSSVARFVEKPNRARAEEYVAGKKHLWNAGMFFFHASAMKKAIAAHLPALAAGLDRLDTAAKDGNEAAVLAEVFPTLPSVSIDVGVMEKSADLAVAHGDFGWNDVGSWESAWELAAKDASGNALPDGTVAVDAHRNLVRDLTTDKKKKLVALVGVNDLVIVETDDAFLVIPRERAQDVRAVVDALRTRGDTNRI, encoded by the coding sequence ATGGCCGCAAACGTCTACGCAGTGATCATGGCCGGCGGCGCCGGCACGCGGTTCTGGCCTGCATCGCGCAATCATCGCCCCAAGCAGCTTCTGGCGCTGGGCGGCGACGCCAACGAGTCGCTCCTCGCGGCCACCGTTCGGCGCCTCGCGCCGCTGGTCCCGGCCGATCGCGTGTACATTGCAACCGGTGCTCACCTGATCGACGCGACCGCGGCCGTCCTTCCCGACGTCCCGCGCGCGCAACTCCTCGCCGAGCCGGTGCCGCGCAACACTGCACCGTGCATCGGATGGGCCGCGGCCACCATCGCGCGCCGCGATCCCGAGGCGCTCATCGCGGTGCTGCCGAGCGACCATTACATCCTCGATGAACCGGGCTTTCGCGCCACGCTCGAGCGCGCCCTCGACGGCGCGCGGCAGGGACGCATCACGACCATCGGCATCGTCCCCACCCGGCCCGAAACGGGGTACGGCTACATCGAGCTGGGCGCCGAACTCGCGCCGGGCCTCTCCTCGGTGGCGCGCTTCGTGGAGAAACCGAACCGCGCCCGCGCCGAAGAATACGTCGCGGGCAAAAAGCACCTGTGGAACGCGGGGATGTTCTTCTTCCACGCAAGCGCCATGAAAAAGGCCATCGCGGCGCACCTGCCGGCCCTCGCCGCAGGCCTCGACCGGCTCGACACGGCCGCCAAAGACGGCAACGAAGCCGCCGTGTTGGCCGAAGTCTTCCCCACCCTGCCCAGCGTGTCCATCGACGTCGGCGTCATGGAGAAGTCCGCAGATCTCGCCGTCGCACACGGCGATTTCGGCTGGAACGACGTGGGCAGTTGGGAAAGCGCCTGGGAGCTCGCAGCGAAGGACGCTTCGGGCAACGCCCTGCCGGACGGCACCGTGGCCGTCGACGCGCACCGCAACCTCGTGCGCGACCTCACGACCGACAAAAAGAAAAAATTGGTCGCCCTCGTCGGCGTGAATGACCTGGTCATCGTCGAGACCGACGATGCCTTCCTGGTCATCCCGCGCGAACGCGCCCAAGACGTTCGCGCCGTCGTGGATGCCCTGCGCACCCGCGGCGACACGAACCGGATCTAA
- a CDS encoding undecaprenyl-diphosphate phosphatase, with translation MQIPVVEAIVLGVVQGITEFLPISSDGHLALVQLLFGGQADLATTVVLHAGTFAATLLVLRKRVVAAVHEGVRGLFRPSLMRETPGGRDAFVVILASVPTALVGLTLKKSVEEWSSSPIIVGACLLLSAVAVASTRWSPVGRELTPSTWGSVLVGLAQGSAVLPGLSRSAMTIASLLWLGVRADRAFELSFLMSLPAVFGAIVLEGRHGFGPQTGGAFPLLAGTVVAFGVGIVALLALRRVLVGGKLALFAAYLVPLAIATIAWGYARPSYTP, from the coding sequence ATGCAGATTCCGGTCGTCGAGGCCATCGTTCTTGGCGTCGTTCAGGGAATTACGGAATTTTTGCCGATCTCGAGCGATGGGCACTTGGCGCTCGTGCAGCTTCTCTTCGGTGGGCAAGCGGACTTGGCGACGACCGTCGTGCTCCATGCGGGCACGTTCGCGGCGACGTTGCTCGTGCTGCGCAAGCGCGTCGTCGCGGCCGTTCATGAAGGTGTGCGCGGCCTCTTTCGGCCTTCGCTGATGCGCGAGACGCCGGGCGGGCGCGATGCCTTCGTCGTCATCCTGGCGAGTGTGCCGACCGCGCTCGTTGGACTCACCTTGAAGAAATCCGTCGAGGAGTGGTCGAGCTCCCCCATCATCGTGGGCGCCTGCCTTCTCTTGTCGGCGGTCGCCGTAGCCTCCACGCGGTGGTCGCCCGTAGGACGCGAGCTCACGCCATCGACATGGGGCTCCGTCCTCGTGGGGCTCGCGCAAGGCAGCGCCGTGCTTCCAGGGTTGAGCCGCAGCGCCATGACCATCGCGAGCCTCCTCTGGCTGGGCGTGCGCGCCGATCGCGCGTTCGAGTTGTCATTCCTCATGTCCTTGCCTGCCGTGTTCGGCGCCATCGTCCTCGAAGGCCGGCACGGGTTCGGACCCCAGACGGGCGGCGCCTTCCCACTGCTCGCGGGCACCGTGGTCGCGTTTGGCGTGGGCATCGTCGCCCTTCTCGCACTGCGTCGTGTCCTCGTGGGCGGCAAGCTTGCGCTCTTTGCGGCCTACCTCGTGCCCCTGGCCATTGCCACCATCGCCTGGGGCTACGCGCGGCCGTCGTACACGCCGTAG
- a CDS encoding NADH-quinone oxidoreductase subunit H, translating into MPRFVFVSFVAFLVVALGAAVLGCEAEPAPQLISVTELTPREAEVGDKLEITGAGFPQGKAARIAFRGTLYRPGERPARGAVIDADGTVVGRDSIEVAYTEALDAEFCGIADHRRHTTFEGDLEVSFAAASKGAPPVTAVLHQVTLDLRPPEDSPSVIAERAAEGEKTLAAIGIHGTEPTGERGLRVAKVDAGSRAEEAGILADDVLVGFAGVRIGKLADVVIPSGVRDVEITLRRGAAAREEKRTVHTLGVDRSIPTDVFGAAFIAIAATLVVLLFFTPSRGPITWLEKRFASAPRSSVAPHAPPRRERLMVAITVSLCFALLTLLSSLSTASRSLIAELDVPTFAIVSWMTLATLALLAGGSLTNRLRGVFTIVTFELPVVLALIGAVSIAGSLRLRDIASVQGGWPWEWIAFRSPPAFLLFLAFLASTTKERFSPAARGIVSLAEQVHVLALAGLCAAVFLGGWTLPMLAPGAQRTNGFYALLGCVLFLAKMHGIAHLVARGRRMTSAIETRMLIGLAWRWLVPLSAAALGACMAWAYLRIHPEMESLVAAVDVVLALLLIVRLGVRTGSFGLQKVRGGGTAEPHLNPFL; encoded by the coding sequence ATGCCTCGATTCGTCTTCGTATCGTTCGTTGCGTTTCTCGTGGTGGCCCTGGGCGCGGCAGTGCTCGGCTGTGAGGCGGAGCCGGCGCCGCAGCTCATTTCGGTGACGGAATTGACGCCCCGGGAAGCGGAGGTGGGCGACAAGCTCGAGATCACCGGGGCAGGTTTCCCGCAGGGAAAGGCGGCGCGCATCGCCTTTCGTGGGACGCTTTATCGGCCCGGAGAGCGGCCGGCGCGTGGCGCTGTGATCGACGCGGACGGCACCGTCGTGGGGCGCGACAGCATCGAGGTTGCGTACACGGAAGCGCTCGACGCCGAGTTCTGCGGCATCGCCGACCATCGGCGGCACACCACCTTCGAGGGCGATCTCGAAGTCTCATTTGCCGCTGCGTCCAAAGGAGCGCCGCCCGTTACCGCCGTTCTCCACCAGGTGACGCTCGACTTGCGCCCGCCGGAAGATTCGCCCTCGGTCATTGCCGAACGCGCTGCCGAAGGGGAGAAGACCCTCGCGGCCATTGGCATTCACGGCACCGAGCCCACGGGGGAGCGGGGACTCCGCGTGGCCAAAGTCGATGCCGGATCACGCGCCGAAGAGGCAGGGATCCTTGCGGACGACGTTCTCGTCGGGTTTGCGGGCGTGCGCATCGGCAAGCTCGCCGACGTGGTCATCCCGAGCGGCGTGCGCGACGTCGAGATCACCCTCCGACGCGGCGCCGCGGCGCGCGAGGAAAAGCGCACCGTGCACACCCTCGGTGTGGATCGCTCGATCCCGACGGACGTCTTTGGCGCCGCGTTCATCGCCATTGCGGCGACGCTCGTCGTGCTTCTCTTCTTCACCCCGTCGCGTGGTCCCATCACCTGGCTCGAAAAGAGGTTTGCCAGCGCGCCCCGCTCTTCCGTCGCACCGCATGCACCGCCGCGGCGTGAGCGCCTCATGGTCGCCATCACCGTCTCGCTCTGCTTTGCGTTGCTCACGCTTCTTTCGTCGCTCTCGACGGCGTCGCGCAGCCTCATCGCGGAGCTCGATGTCCCGACCTTCGCCATCGTCTCATGGATGACCTTGGCCACTCTGGCACTTCTCGCAGGTGGTTCCCTCACGAACCGCCTGCGCGGCGTGTTCACCATCGTCACCTTCGAACTTCCCGTGGTGCTCGCCTTGATCGGCGCCGTCAGCATCGCCGGCTCCCTCCGCCTTCGCGACATTGCGTCGGTGCAGGGCGGCTGGCCTTGGGAGTGGATTGCTTTCCGTTCGCCGCCGGCCTTCCTTCTCTTTCTTGCCTTCCTCGCGTCGACCACCAAAGAGCGGTTTTCGCCGGCTGCGCGCGGCATCGTTTCCCTCGCCGAGCAGGTGCACGTGCTGGCGCTTGCCGGCCTTTGCGCCGCGGTCTTCCTCGGCGGCTGGACGCTTCCGATGCTCGCGCCGGGGGCGCAGCGCACGAACGGCTTCTACGCGCTTCTCGGGTGCGTTCTCTTTCTCGCGAAGATGCACGGCATCGCGCACCTCGTCGCCCGGGGTCGCCGCATGACCTCGGCCATCGAAACGCGCATGCTCATCGGCCTCGCCTGGCGATGGCTCGTTCCCTTGTCCGCGGCGGCCTTGGGGGCGTGCATGGCGTGGGCGTACCTGCGCATTCACCCCGAAATGGAGTCCCTCGTCGCCGCCGTCGATGTGGTCCTTGCCTTGTTGCTCATCGTGCGCCTCGGTGTGCGCACCGGGAGCTTTGGCCTACAAAAGGTGCGCGGGGGAGGCACTGCGGAGCCGCACCTGAACCCCTTTCTTTGA